A stretch of Arachis hypogaea cultivar Tifrunner chromosome 15, arahy.Tifrunner.gnm2.J5K5, whole genome shotgun sequence DNA encodes these proteins:
- the LOC112750143 gene encoding uncharacterized protein isoform X1 encodes MKTEKKRNFCFLLMVMELLKLSKFKLQLQSLISEVRYLRDRERSATEQHRQQIQRQKQNEEELTMKIQELQQELASVKEERQKLERQVNYLQNDNAMLESKHKELKGTLNSVLQSRENFVHAYEESTAQMKRSIETKDRMINVLSEKINSHLLLFDSVEKEVFYVKQIVDKVQNLVNDKEEVVTSLRNKMDRVSTFEKEFVENITDLRNRLENNEAELRRKDRVISQLEAKLDAARLSNNDRAHIEEIKQTLSAKDVEIQNLISDKEALQYEVGSLQHILQRIQDTIMNTNEEDKMLFSSILSQKEASTTDLKATNNRMEDIVPGKEEKAHEPTEC; translated from the exons atgaaaactgaaaagaaaagaaatttttgttttcttttaatggtGATGGAACTTCTGAAGCTCTCAAAGTTCAAGCTCCAACTTCAATCCCTAATTTCCGAAGTTCGATATCtcagg GACAGAGAACGCTCTGCCACGGAACAGCACCGCCAACAAATCCAG AGGCAGAAGCAGAATGAGGAAGAGTTGACTATGAAGATACAGGAATTGCAGCAAGAGTTAGCTTCGGTCAAAGAAGAGCGCCAGAAACTGGAGAGACAG GTAAATTACCTACAGAATGATAATGCGATGCTTGAAAGCAAGCACAAAGAGTTGAAGGGAACCCTAAATAGCGTGCTACAGTCTAGGGAGAATTTCGTGCATGCTTATGAG GAATCTACTGCTCAAATGAAACGTTCAATTGAAACCAAAGACAGGATGATCAATGTTCTTTCAGAGAAAATAAACTCTCACTTATTGTTATTTGATTCGGTAGAGAAGGAGGTGTTTTATGTCAAGCAAATTGTGGACAAAGTGCAGAATCTTGTAAATGATAAAGAGGAAGTTG TGACTAGCCTGAGAAACAAAATGGACCGGGTCTCTacatttgaaaaagaatttgtag AAAATATTACTGATCTAAGAAATAGACTGGAAAACAATGAGGCTGAATTACGAAGAAAGGATAGAGTCATCTCACAGCTAGAGGCAAAGCTGGATGCGGCAAGACTTAGCAATAATGATCGAGCTCATATAGAAGAA ATAAAGCAAACTTTATCAGCAAAGGATGTGGAGAtacaaaacttaatttcagaCAAAGAG GCATTGCAATATGAAGTTGGAAGTTTACAACACATCCTACAGAGGATTCAGGACACTATAATGAATACGAATGAAGAG GACAAAATGTTATTCTCCTCAATTTTGTCACAAAAAGAAGCAAGCACAACAGATCTGAAGGCTACAAATAATAG GATGGAAGATATTGTTCCAGGCAAGGAAGAGAAGGCTCATGAACCTACTGAATGCTGA
- the LOC112750143 gene encoding uncharacterized protein isoform X2, giving the protein MKIQELQQELASVKEERQKLERQVNYLQNDNAMLESKHKELKGTLNSVLQSRENFVHAYEESTAQMKRSIETKDRMINVLSEKINSHLLLFDSVEKEVFYVKQIVDKVQNLVNDKEEVVTSLRNKMDRVSTFEKEFVENITDLRNRLENNEAELRRKDRVISQLEAKLDAARLSNNDRAHIEEIKQTLSAKDVEIQNLISDKEALQYEVGSLQHILQRIQDTIMNTNEEDKMLFSSILSQKEASTTDLKATNNRMEDIVPGKEEKAHEPTEC; this is encoded by the exons ATGAAGATACAGGAATTGCAGCAAGAGTTAGCTTCGGTCAAAGAAGAGCGCCAGAAACTGGAGAGACAG GTAAATTACCTACAGAATGATAATGCGATGCTTGAAAGCAAGCACAAAGAGTTGAAGGGAACCCTAAATAGCGTGCTACAGTCTAGGGAGAATTTCGTGCATGCTTATGAG GAATCTACTGCTCAAATGAAACGTTCAATTGAAACCAAAGACAGGATGATCAATGTTCTTTCAGAGAAAATAAACTCTCACTTATTGTTATTTGATTCGGTAGAGAAGGAGGTGTTTTATGTCAAGCAAATTGTGGACAAAGTGCAGAATCTTGTAAATGATAAAGAGGAAGTTG TGACTAGCCTGAGAAACAAAATGGACCGGGTCTCTacatttgaaaaagaatttgtag AAAATATTACTGATCTAAGAAATAGACTGGAAAACAATGAGGCTGAATTACGAAGAAAGGATAGAGTCATCTCACAGCTAGAGGCAAAGCTGGATGCGGCAAGACTTAGCAATAATGATCGAGCTCATATAGAAGAA ATAAAGCAAACTTTATCAGCAAAGGATGTGGAGAtacaaaacttaatttcagaCAAAGAG GCATTGCAATATGAAGTTGGAAGTTTACAACACATCCTACAGAGGATTCAGGACACTATAATGAATACGAATGAAGAG GACAAAATGTTATTCTCCTCAATTTTGTCACAAAAAGAAGCAAGCACAACAGATCTGAAGGCTACAAATAATAG GATGGAAGATATTGTTCCAGGCAAGGAAGAGAAGGCTCATGAACCTACTGAATGCTGA